The Henckelia pumila isolate YLH828 chromosome 2, ASM3356847v2, whole genome shotgun sequence genome includes a window with the following:
- the LOC140880750 gene encoding uncharacterized protein, whose protein sequence is MGSLSAFDGQLQYPVPRRDDSVVDDYHGVLVPDPYRWLEDPDSEETKEFVETQVKLTDSVLETCETREKLREKLTKLYDFPKYDAPFRAGDKYFYFHNTGLQPQKALYVQDGLDAKPEVLLDPNTLSEDGTVALSVHAVSEDAKYLAYGISSSGSDWVTIKVMRIEDKSTEPYTISWVKFSAISWTHDSKGFFYSRYPAPAEEDKLDAGTETNANLHHELYYHVLGTDQSEDILCWKDPDNPKNTRSASVSEDGKYVLLYTFENCDPVNKVYYCDMSLLPKGLEGYRGKKDLLHFVRLVDNFDASYEYVANDDTVFTFLTNKDAPRNKLTRVDLKEPSVWTEVLQEDKKDVLESAVAVNRNQIVVNYLSDVKNVLQLRDLKTGTFLHFLPLDIGSVSEISSRRKDSIIFIGFTSFLIPGIIYMCNLESEVPEMRIFREIVVPGFDRNEFETSQMFITSKDGTKVPIFIVSRKGLDLDGSHPCLLYGYGGFNINITPYFTVGRIVIAKHLDVVFCSANIRGGGEYGEEWHKAGALAKKQNCFDDFISAAEYLVSAGYTQPKKLCIEGGSNGGLLVGACVNQRPDLFGCALAHVGVMDMLRFHKFTIGHAWTSDYGCSDKEEEFHWLIKYSPLHNVRRPWDKTSDKPTQYPSTMILTADHDDRVVPLHSLKLLATMQHVLCTSVERSPQTNPIIGRIERKAGHGAGMPTQKVIDEAADRYSFMAKTVGASWMN, encoded by the exons ATGGGATCCCTCTCTGCATTTGACGGGCAACTGCAGTACCCTGTGCCTCGACGGGATGATTCTGTGGTTGATGATTATCACGGGGTTCTAGTCCCCGACCCTTATCGATG GCTTGAGGATCCTGATTCGGAGGAGACCAAAGAGTTCGTGGAAACGCAGGTGAAATTGACTGATTCTGTGCTTGAAACATGCGAAACTAGGGAAAAACTTCGTGAGAAGCTTACTAAGTTATACGACTTTCCCAAGTATGATGCTCCATTTAGGGCTGGTGACAAGTACTTTTATTTCCACAACACCGGTCTACAGCCACAGAAAGCTCTATATGTTCAG GATGGTTTGGATGCAAAACCTGAGGTTTTGCTTGATCCAAACACATTAAGTGAAGACGGAACCGTAGCTCTAAGTGTACATGCAGTGAGTGAGGATGCCAAGTACTTAGCGTATGGCATTAGTTCGAGTGGAAGCGATTGGGTTACAATCAAAGTTATGCGGATTGAGGATAAGAGTACTGAGCCTTACACCATTTCATGG GTTAAGTTTTCAGCAATTAGCTGGACGCATGATAGTAAAGGTTTTTTCTACAGCCGATATCCAGCTCCTGC GGAAgaagataaattggatgctggCACAGAGACTAATGCCAACCTGCACCATGAACTGTATTATCATGTTTTGGGTACTGATCAGTCGGAAGATATCCTATGTTGGAAGGATCCCGACAATCCCAAAAATACACGGTCAGCCTCAGTTTCTGAGGATGGGAAG TATGTACTTTTGTACACTTTTGAAAATTGTGATCCTGTTAATAAAGTTTATTACTGCGACATGTCACTGCTCCCCAAAGGGCTTGAAGGTTATAGAGGGAAAAAGGACTTGCTTCATTTTGTCAGGCTTGTTGATAACTTTGACGCTTCATATGAATacgttgcaaatgatgacacaGTTTTCACATTCCTTACTAACAAGGATGCTCCAAGAAACAAGCTAACCCGAGTTGATCTGAAAGAACCCAGTGTTTGGACTGAAGTACTTCAAGAAGATAAAAAAGACGTGCTTGAATCTGCTGTGGCTGTTAATAGAAATCAGATTGTGGTGAATTATTTGAGTGATGTGAAAAATGTTTTGCAGTTAAGGGACTTGAAAACTGGTACCTTTTTGCACTTCCTACCTCTGGATATTGGATCTGTATCTGAGATTTCTTCAAGAAGGAAAGacagtattatttttattgggtTTACAAGCTTTCTTATCCCGGGCATTATATATATGTGCAACCTAGAATCTGAAGTCCCAGAGATGAGAATCTTTCGTGAAATTGTTGTGCCTGGCTTTGACAGGAATGAGTTTGAAACCAGTCAG ATGTTTATAACTAGTAAAGATGGCACCAAGGTACCGATATTCATAGTTTCTAGAAAGGGACTCGACCTGGATGGATCGCATCCCTGTTTACTCTATGGATATGGTGGATTTAATATCAATATTACACCATATTTTACCGTTGGACGTATAGTGATAGCAAAACATTTAGATGTTGTTTTCTGCTCTGCAAACATCCGTGGAGGGGGAGAATATGGAGAAGAATGGCACAAAGCTGGAGCTTTAGCAAAGAAGCAGAATTGCTTTGATGACTTTATATCGGCTGCTGAGTATCTCGTCTCTGCTGGTTATACTCAGCCTAAAAAATTGTGTATTGAAGGTGGAAGCAATGGAGGGCTTCTAGTCGGGGCTTGCGTCAATCAG AGGCCTGATCTTTTCGGCTGTGCTCTAGCTCATGTTGGCGTTATGGACATGCTAAGATTTCATAAGTTCACCATTG GTCATGCATGGACCTCAGACTATGGCTGTTCAGATAAGGAGGAAGAGTTTCATTGGCTAATCAA ATACTCGCCCCTGCATAATGTGAGGAGACCATGGGATAAAACTTCTGATAAGCCAACTCAGTATCCATCCACCATGATACTGACTGCTGATCACGATGATCGGGTAGTGCCGCTCCACTCGCTGAAATTGTTGGCG ACGATGCAACATGTTCTCTGCACAAGCGTGGAAAGAAGTCCTCAAACAAACCCAATAATAGGACGCATAGAACGAAAGGCGGGCCACGGAGCCGGAATGCCAACACAGAAAGTG ATCGACGAAGCCGCTGACAGA